The Herpetosiphonaceae bacterium nucleotide sequence CCTTGCATGCATTCCGTCAGGGTATTATGCGAATTTCAAGTAAAGGCGATTACGGACTACGCGCGCTGTTCGATCTGGCGCTGCATTACGGACAAGGCCCCGTGCGCAGCCGCGAGATTGCCGAGCGCCAGGCGATCGATGAGCATTACCTGA carries:
- a CDS encoding Rrf2 family transcriptional regulator → MRISSKGDYGLRALFDLALHYGQGPVRSREIAERQAIDEHYLNQLLIQLRRASLVQSLRGPQGGHLLARAPGEITLL